The stretch of DNA GAGGAGCTGTTCGAGGGGCGGGTGTTCGGCGAGCTGGTCTGGCCGCCCCGGGGCGACAAGGGCTTCGGCTACGACCCGATGTTCAAGCCGGACGAGAGCCCGCTCACCTTCGGCGAGCTGTCCTCGGAGGAGAAGCACGGCATCGACTGGGCGAAGCGCGAAGCCCTTTCGCACCGGGCCCGCGCCTTCCTGGCGCTGGAAGCCGCCTGCCTGCGCCGGCCGGACTGACATTGACACCCTCGATGCCGTCCCGGGGCTCGGCGAAGACGACACCCCGGGATCACATCGAGAGAAGTCGGCTCATGTGCCGGATCGATCGACGCGGCCGTTCTCGATAGGCCCTGAACGAAGGAGGCGCCCGCTCCGGGGGAGGGGCGCCTTGCCTTCTAGCGCGAGAAGGAGGCGGCCGGGCCGCCCCTTCTCGGGCCTGCGATGGATCACGCGATGGTCAGGCCGACATCGACGTTGCCGCGGGTGGCGTTCGAGTACGGGCAGACCTGGTGGGCCTTCTCGACCAGCGTCTCGGCGGTCGCCTTGTCGAGGCCGGGCAGCGAGATGGTCAGGTCGGTGGTGATGCCGAAGCCGCCCTCGGAGCGCGGGCCGATGCCGACCTTGGCGGTCACGGTGGTGTCGGCCGGGACGGCGATCTTCTCCTGGCCGCCGACAAACTTCATCGCGCCGAGGAAGCAGGCGGCATAGCCGGCCGCGAAGAGCTGCTCGGGGTTGTTGCCGGCGCCGCCGGCGCCGCCGAGCTCCTTGGGGGTCGACAGCTTGACGTCGAGGCTGCCGTCCTGGGTCTGGGCGCGACCGTCGCGACCGCCATTCGCCGTGGCCTGGGTGGTGTACTTCACGTCGACGGACATCGGGCTCTCCTCGGATCGGGCGGCCTCTCGTGCCGCGCCACGGTCATAGATCGAAATCTCATTGCGCGCAATTTGTTTTTGAGCGCCGTTGCGGCTATGATCGTCACGGCCGCGGGCGCAGGATCTTCCTGGGGCTCACGGCCAGGCCCCGCGCGACGGAGCCCCTTGAGGAGCGGGACATGTCCGAGACCGACGCGCGCCGCGAAGCCGCCGCCCGGATTTCCGATGAGAACGGCAGCCGGGATGCCGGCCGGGACGATCTTGGCCGGGACGATCCTGGCCGGGTGGATGCCCTGCATCTGTCGAACCAGATCTGCTTTGCGGTCTATTCGGCGGCGCATGCCTTCAACCGGATCTACAAGCCGCTCCTCGACCGGATCGGCCTGACCTATCCGCAATACCTGGTGCTGCTCCTGCTCTGGGAGCAGGACGGGCAGACGATGAAGACCCTCGGGCAGCGCCTTTACCTCGATTCCGGTACCCTGACCCCGCTGCTTAAGCGCCTGGAGGCGGCGGGCCTGGTGACGCGGACCCGCGACGCGGAGGACGAGCGGCTCATGCGCATCGGCCTGACCGAGGCCGGCGCGTCCCTGCGCGAGAAGGCGACGCCGTTTCCCGACGAGATCGTCTGCGCCTCCGGCCGTCCGGCGGACCGTCTGATGGCCCTGCGCGACGAGATCCTGGCCCTGCGCGACAGCCTGCATGCCTGTTCGGCCCCGGATCGCGGGGTGGCATGAGAATTTGCCTCAGAGCCTGTTTGAGCAGAGTGATTTGACAAAAACTGAGAAGAATTAGGAGATATCCTACCCTTCCACCTCATCCTGAGGTGTTGGCGATCAGAGATCGCACGCGATCGCAGATCGACCGACCTCGAAGGAGGGCTCCAGAAGCCTCGGCGATCCCTGGAGCCCTCCTTCGAGGCTCACTTCGTTCGCACCTCAGGATGAGGTTAGAGGGTAGGACGATCCCGCCCGCCTCAAGTCTTGAGTAGAAGTCCTGCTTAAACAGGCTCTCAGGAGTTGACTCGGACGGACGGCTCGATAAGCCCTTTTGACCCTTCAACCGACAGTATCGTTCCGGGCTCCGCCGAGCGGCCCGGAACGACACTATGGGACGGGACCGTTTTCGCGCCATGACAGACCGGTGCCGCATGTCGCGGCGCGGCCGACGGCACCCCTACAGCATCGGCAGATTCCGCGGCTCCGGCCCGCGCGGGAAGGCCGCGTCGATCCGGGCGAGGTCGGCGTCGCTCAGGGCGAGGCTGCCCCCGCCTGCATTCTCGGCGGCATGGGCCGGGCTCGATGCCTTCGGGATCGCCAGGACGCCGTCGCCACGGGTGAGCGCCGCCAGCGCCACCTGCCGCGGCGTGGCGCCATGGCTCTGCGCGATCTCGGCCAGGACCCGGCCGCCCGGGGTCGCCGGCCCCGGGAAGCTGTCGTGGCCGAAGGGGCTGTAGGCCACCACCGCGACGCCGTGGCGCCGGCACCAGGGCAGGACGGAATGCTCGATCGCCCGCTCCTCCAGGTGATAGAGCACCTGGTTGCAGGCGATGCGGTCGGGGCCCGCGACGGAGAGCGCCTCGTCGAGGTCGTCGGCGTCGAAGTTGCTGACGCCCCAGGACAGGATCTTGCCCGCCCGCACCAGGTCCTCGAAGGCCCGGAAGGTCTCGGCCAGCGGGTGCGGCCCGCGCCAGTGCAGCAGGTAGCAATCGAGCCGGTCGGTGCGCAGGCGCCGGAGCGAGCGCTCGCAGGCCTCGACCGTACCCCGGCGCGAGGCGTTGCCGGGCAGAACCTTCGAGACGAGAAAGACCTCGTCGCGCCGGTCGCCGATCGCCTCGGCGATCAGCGGCTCGGCCTCGCCGTACATCTCGGCGGTGTCGACGTGGCTCATGCCGACATCGAGCCCGCGATTCAGGGCGGCGGCGGCCACGGTGGGCTCGCCCTCGTCGAGGTACCAGGTTCCCTGCCCGATCACCGGCACCGCGGGTCGGTTGCGTCCGAAGGGTTGCCGTCGCATCGCGCGCTCCTGCGATCTGTGCCGTCCTGGTCCGCGGGGCGCCCGGAGGGCAAGGGCAGATCGCGGAGAATGCACGGTTTTTTGCGATTCGTCCTCTGGTGGAGAGAGGATGGAGAGGCCGGAACCTGGAAACGGTGGGGAAAAACGATCTGCTCTCCTGCGCCGTTCTTCAAAAAGAACATTCCGGTTGACAAAAAATCCGCATCCGGGTTTTTGTGCCGGCCAGACACCTGGATCAAGACACGCGTCGAAGGACCCCGATGACCGCTCCCGTCTCCCCGCCCGCCCGGACCCGCGCGCCGTGACGGCCCCCGTCCGCGTGCCGGTGCCGGCGGACCTGAGCGGCCGGCTCCGCGATCCCGATGCGCTCGTCCGGCTGGAGAGCGTGGCGAAGAGCTACACGGCGCGCCGCGGCGCCGGCGCCGTCACGGCGCTCGAGGATATCGACCTCTCGGTGTCGCGCGGCCGGGTGCTCGGCGTCATCGGCCGCTCGGGCGCCGGCAAGTCGACGCTGATCCGCCTGGTCAACGGGCTGGAGCGGCCGAGCCGCGGCCGGGTGATCGTGGCCGGCGCCGAGATCTCGAGCCTGTCGGAGGCCGCGTTGCGGGCTGAGCGCCGCGGCATCGGCATGATCTTCCAGCATTTCAACCTGCTCTCGGCCCGCACGGCGGCCGGCAACGTCGCGCTGCCCCTCGAAGTGGCGGGCACCGACAAGGCCGCGATCCGCGCCCGCGTCGCGGAACTCCTCGACCTCGTCGGGCTCGGTCCCCAGGCCGACCGCTACCCGGCCGAATTGTCGGGGGGCAGAAGCAGCGCGTCGGCATCGCCCGGGCGCTCGCCACCAACCCGAAGGTGCTGCTCTCCGACGAGGCAACCTCGGCCCTCGACCCCGAGACCACCCGCTCGATCCTCGACCTGCTCGGCCGGATCAACCGGGAGCTCGGCCTGACGATCCTGCTCATCACCCACGAGATGGCGGTGATCCGGGCGATCGCCCACGAGGTCGCGGTGCTCGATGGCGGGCGCATCGCCGAAAGCGGCGATGTCTTCGATGTTTTCACCCGGCCGCAAGCCGCGATCACCCGCACCTTCCTCGACGAGGAGACCGGCCGCGCCCTGCCGCCGGCGCTCGCCGCGCGTCTCAGCCCCGGCCTGACGGCGGGGGAGGGGAAACAGGCGGTGCTCCGCATCACCTTCCGGGGGCCGCACGCCACCGATCCGGTGCTGGCCCAGCTCGCCCGCGACGCCGGCATCCCGGCCGGCATCCTCTCGGGCACCGTCGACGAGATCGCCGGCCGCCCCTTCGGCACCCTGGTGGTCGGGGTTCCGCCCGAGCCGGGGACCGTCGAGCGGACGCAGGCCTTCCTCGCCGCCCGCGGCCTCGACGTGGAGATGCTCGGCACCCTCGACCTCGCCGGCTGGCAGCAGACCGCCGCCCCCCGCGCTACGGACCCGCGTCATGTCGCCTGAACTGATCCGCCTCCTCGTCCAGGCCACGATCGATACGCTGCAGATGGTGGCGGTGGCGGCCTCGCTCGGCACGCTGATCGGTCTGCCGCTCGGCGTGTTCCTGGCCACCAGCGGCCGCGGCGAGTTGCTGGCCGCGCCCTGGCTCAACCGGGTGCTCGGCCTCGTCGTCAACGCCACCCGCTCGACCCCGTTCATCATCCTGGTGGTGGCGATCATCCCGTTCACCCGGCTGATCGCCGGCACCTCGATCGGCACCAACGCCGCCACCGTGCCGCTCACCATCGCGGCGATCCCGTTCATCGCCCGCCTCGTCGAGGGCGCGGTGCGGGAGGTCGATGGCGGCCTCGTCGAGGCGGCCCGGGCCTTCGGGGCGAGCCCGTTGCAGATCGTCCTCAAGGTGCTGATCCCCGAGGCCCTGCCCGGCATCGTCCTCGGTCTCACCCTGGCGGTGGTATCGCTGATCGGCTTCTCGGCGATGGTCGGCGCCGTCGGCGGCGGGGGCTGGGCGATCTCGGCATCCGCTACGGCTACCAGCGCTTCATGCCCGAGATGATGCTCGCCGTCGTGGTGGTGCTGATCGTCCTGGTGCAACTGGTCCAGACCCTCGGCGACCGGCTGGCGCGGCGCATGAACAAGCGCCTGCGCCACGGCTGATCCCGTTTTCCTTCTACCCTCGGAGCGTGAATTCGATGCTGCGTACCCTCACCCTGGCGGTCCTCCTCGCCTCCGCCAGCCTGCCGGCGCTCGCCCAGACCCAGCGCCTGCGCGTCGGCGCTACGCCGGGCCCGCACGCCCAGATCCTGGAAGCGGTCAAGCCGATCGCCGCCAAGAAGGGCCTCGACCTCCAGGTGGTCGAGTTCTCGGACTACGTCGTGCCGAACGAGGCCCTGTCGTCGGGCGAGCTGGAGGCCAACTCGTTCCAGCACCAGCCCTATCTCGACAACCAGAAGGCCGATCGCGGCTACAAGATCGAGAGCGTCGGCCAGACGGTGAACTTCCCGATGGGCGTCTACTCGAAGCGCCACAAGAGCTTCGATGCGGTGCCGGCGGGCGGCACGGTGGCGATCCCCAACGACCCGACCAATGGCGGCCGCGCCCTGCTGCTGCTCCAGGACAAGGGGCTCCTGAAGCTGAAGCCGGGTGTCGGCTTCAAGCCGAGCGTCGCCGACATCACCGACAACCCGAAGCGCCTGCGCATCATCGAGGTCGACGCGGCCCAGACCCCGCGCTCCCTCGACGACGTCGATGCGGCGGCGGTCAACACCAACTACGCCACCGCGGCCGGCCTCAAGCCCGGCGACGCGATCCTGAAGGAGGATCCCAAGGGGCCCTACGTCAACGTGATCGCGGTGCGCAGCGCCGACAAGGACAAGCCCTGGGTCAAGACCCTCGTCGAGTCCTACCGCTCGCCGGAGGTGAAGGCCTTCATCGAGAGCAAGTTCGGCGGCGCGGTGATCACCAGCTGGTGAGCCGGCCGGGTCCGGCCGGGAGGGATCAGCCTCCGGCCGGACCCTTATCCACAGCGCGAACGCCGATTGCAGCGGAGCCATGAAACCAAACGCGGCCGTGCGCGTCTTCTCAGCACGGCCCGAGTGACGGGCTGCCCTTCTTGAGGTGCCCGATGAAGATCCTGACTTCCTGCCTGGTCGCGGCCGTCCTCACCGCCGCCGCCGTTCCCGCCTTCGCCCAGGGCAACTCGCCCTACAACAATTCGGGCTCGCAGGCCGGCGGTCCGCTCGGCGGCGTGCAGCGCGAGATGGGCGCCCCCGGTGGCGCGCCGGCCGTCGGTGCCGCCCCGCGCGCGACCATGCAGCCGACCATGCGCAAGAAGCGCATGATGAAGCAGCGCCGCATGATGCACCGCCACCACCGCGCCCGCTGATCCGTACCAGACGGTTCGGCCCGTTTCGGCGCGTTCGTCGGACGACTCGATGTCGTCAGGCGGACGCGCCTTTTTGTTGGTTGCGCCTCCGGCCTTCTTCGCTCGACCTCATCCTGAGAGCCTGTTTGAGCGGATCGGTCTGACCGAAGCCGAAAGGGATCGTGAGATACCCTATCCTGCCACCTCATCCTGAGGTGTCGGTCGATCTTCGATCGACTGACCTCGAAGGAGGCTTCCAGAAGTCTCTGCGATCCCTGGAGCCCTCCTTCGAGGTCAGCCGATTTTCAATCGGCTAACACCTCAGGATGAGGTTAGAGGGCAAGATGATCCCTCCTCTTTCAAATTTTCCATGGAAAATTCTGCTCAAACAGACTCCGAGATGTGAGCGAGAGCGAGCCTCGAAGGTGAGAGGCACATGCCGCTCCCTTCCACCCAGAGCTGTCCTTCAGAATCCCCCCGTACGCCACAGCGCCACCCCCGCCGCCATCAGCCCGGCGAGCCAGAGGCCTGCAATGAGCGTCAGGGTGCGACGGCGGCCTGCGCTCGCCCGGTTGTCGTTGGCGGCGCGGCGCAGCCGGAGGGATGCGGCGTCGTAGCCGTGGGTGGCGGCCGCGATCGTGGCCGGGCGGGCGGGGGCGGTCTTGCGCAGGCTCGTCATGGCGATTCGTGCTCGTCGGACGACGATAGCACGACGGTGAGGCGAGCGTGAGCGCCCGAACGCCGCAAGCCGGCAGCACGGCCAAGTTTCAGGCCAGGGTCTTGTCAGGCCAGGGTGTTTTCGGGTCGCACGTCAGACGGGCAGGTGAATCGGGCGCGCGACGCTCCGCGGCGCATGACCGTCGATCCAGTGCGGGCTGAGCACCGCGCCGTCCTCGGTGACGATCCAGGGCAGGATTTCGGGATCGTCGGCCGCTGCGGCCGCCGCGAGCGCGGCGCGCAGGGTCGGGAAGCGGCGTATCACACAGGGCCCCGGCGCGGCCTGGGTACCGTGCCACACCATCAGCGCGACCCGACGCTCCCTCTGCGGCTGCGGCATCGTCCCACTCCTCTCGCGAACGGGAGGAGGATGGCGCAGCCGGGATCTCGAGATGCTGGCCGGATGATTGCGGTTCGGTCATGAAGCGGGGAAAATCATGATCCTCCGCTTCACGACTCCGCCGGCGCCTCGCGGTGCGGCCGCAGTTCCGGGGCGCCGAGTTCGGGCTCGGCATCCGCCGCGGGCTCGGCCCGGCTCTCGGCCCGGCTCGAATCGATGAACAGGCGGGCCTCGCCCTCGCTCAGGCCCAAGCTGCGCAACGCGTAGAGCGCCATGCCGAAGCCGACCTCGCGCTCGGCCATCAGCACCAGGCCGACCTTCTCCTCCTCGAGGTTGCGCCGCTCCACGTCGCTGTGGGTGCGCACCACCGTGTCGATGCCCGGATTGGCCTCGCGGGCGATCTCGATCAGGCGGCGGGCCTGATGGGCGTCCGGGCTCGCGACGACGAGCAGGCGCGCCCGTCCGATATCCGCCGCATCGAGGATGCCGGGCGCCCCGGCATCGCCGAACACCGTCGCGATGCCCGCAGCGCGCAGTTCCTCGACCCGGCGCCGGTCGCGCTCCACCACCACGTATGGCAGCTCCCAGGCCGCGAGCGCCTTGCCGATGGCGCCGCCGACCCGGCCGAAGCCGATCACCACCGCGTGTCCCTCGCGGCCCTTGTCATGGGTCGCGACCGCGACCGGGCCGCCGCGATGCTCGAACCGGGCGGCGAGGGCCGGCTTGCCCTCGACGAAGTGGGCGAGCCGGCTCAGGGAGGCGAAGATCAGCGGGTTGAGGGTGATGGACAGGAGCGAGCCGGCCAGGATCAGGTCGCGGCCCTCCGGCGGCAGCAGCTTCAGGCCGATGCCGAGGCTCGCCAGGATGAACGAGAACTCGCCGATCTGGGCGAGGCTCGCCGCGATGGTCAGCGCCGTCGAGAGCGGATGGCGGAAGGCCAGCACGATGGCGACCGCGGCGAGCGACTTGCCGACCAGGATCACCGCCAGGGTGGCGAGCACGGCGAGCGGCTCGCGCAGCAGGATCGTCGGGTCGAACAGCATGCCGACCGAGACGAAGAACAGGACCGCGAAGGCGTCCTGGAGCGGCAGCGAATCCGCCGCGGCCTGGTGGCTGAGGTCGGACTCGGCGAGCACCATGCCGGCGAAGAAGGCACCGAGCGCGAAGGAGACGCCGAACAATTCGGCCGAGCCGTAGGCGATGCCGAGCGCCAGCGCCAGGACCGCCAGGGTGAACAGCTCGCGCGAGCCGGTGCGGGCGGCCTGGTCGAGGAGCCAGGGCACCGCCCGCCGGCCGCCGGCCAGCATCAGCCCGGCGAAGGCCGCCACCTTGGCAAGCGTCAGCCCCAGCGTGAGCCAGATGTTGCCGTCGCCGGCGATCCCGTGCGCCGCGCCCGCGCTCTCGCCGCCGAGCGGGCCGGCGAGTGCCGGCAGCAGGACGAGGGCCAGCACCATCGCCAGATCCTCGACGATGAGCCAGCCGACGGCGATGCGGCCCTTGTCGGAATCGAGGAGGCCCCGCTCCTCCAGCGCCCGCAGCAGCACCACCGTCGAGGCGACCGAGAGGGCGAGGCCGAAGACGAGGCCCGCCCCGAGGCCCCAGCCCCAGGCGAGGCTCAAGCCCAGCCCCATCAGGGTGGCGACCGCGATCTGCACCACGGCGCCGGGCAGCGCGATGGCGCGCACCGACATCAGGTCGCCGATCGAGAAATGCAGGCCGACGCCGAACATCAGCAGGATCACGCCGATCTCGGCCAGCTGCCCGGCCAGTTCCGCGTTGCCGACGAAGCCCGGCGTGTGCGGCCCGACCGCGACGCCGGCGAGCAGGTAACCGACCAGAGGCGGCAGCTTGAGCCGCTGCGCGAGCATGCCGCCGACGAACGCGAAGACGAGCCCGAGGGCGATGATGGCGATCAGCTCGGAGGCGTGCGGCACGGTCGGGTCAGCTCCTTCGGGTGTCGGCGTGCCGCGAGGGCATCATCCTCAGTTCCGAAGTCTAGCAGCCTTTCCGGGTTCCCGCCGTGCTGCGCCGCACCAAAAAGCACCGCAACATCCCGGAATCTCCCCGGAATCCCCGCGATGCCGGAGGCGGCGGGAGCGGTCTCAGCGGCCCGCGGGCCGCCGGGCGGCGCCGGGCAGCCGCGGCAGGCTCGCTCCCGGCCGGGCGGCGAGCACGATGACGATCGCGCCGAGGGCGGCGGAGGTCATCACGAGGAGCTCGGTCATGAACATGCGGCAGCCCTGGGGGTGAGCGGACGCCGCGTCGCGGCAGTCGAAAAGAGCGGGTTTCGCCGGTCGGGCGATTGCCGACCGGCGTCGCTGCTCTAGCTCGCCGCAAGAGCGGCCGGCCATGTGACATCCCGCCGTGAGGCAGCATGTCCGCCTCGGCCGCCCACGATTCCGACGCAATGGGCCGGCCTCTGGCGTCCGGCCGCGCGATGCGGCATCAGCGATGGACTCAAGTGTCGTGCGCGGGCCGCACCGCCAGACGAGGGTATGCAGTATGAAGAAGGTCCTGACCGGGGCGCTCGTGGCCCTCGGCCTGTCGTCCGGAGCGGCGCTCGCCGCTCCGAAAGACCCGAGCGGGACTTGGTTGACCGAGGACGGCCGGGCCCGCATCCGTGTCGAGAAGTGCCAGGGCCGCGCCGACCGCATCTGCGGCTACGCCGTGTGGCTCAAGGTTCCCAACGACGACAAGGGCCAGCCCCGGGTCGACTTCAAGAACGCCGACGCCAAGAAGCGCAGCCGCCTGTCGCTGGGCCACCAGCTCATGATGGGGCTCAAGCCCAACGCGGATAACCGTTACGAGGGACAGATCTACAACGCCGACGACGGCAAGCTCTACGACGTCTCGATCTGGACCGAGGAGCCCGGGGAACTGAACGTCCGCGGCTGCCTGATGGGCTTCCTGTGCGGGTCCCAGACCTGGAAGCGCGTCAACGACGTCGTGCCCGGCCAGCTCACCGCAGCGACCGGCGCGCCGAACGGCCCGCGGCCGGACCCCGAATGGGCCGCGGCACAGAAGCCGGCCGCCGCGCCCAAGCCGTAATCCGCGCCCAAGCCGTAACCCGCGAAGCGGATCCCGGCCTTCCATCATCGCCGCGCCTCGTGCCGCCGCCTGGCGGCACGGGCGCCTCGCCAGGGCACTCGCCGATCGCGGCGGGTGCCCTTTTTCGTGCGCGACCGGCGCCGAGCACAGTCGTCGTTCCGGCATCCACCCGTCCGAGTTGTCGATCGTCCCTGTCGCTTGAGTGGCAAGCCGGCCGCCCGCGACGCACATTCGGGCATTTTCTACAACCTCAAGTATTTATTTCTTCATAGTGCGGCGTATCGGCCCGGCGGGGCAATCCCCCTTCGCCGCCGGAGGCTTAGGCCGCCGGTTCGAGATAACCGTGAGATCAAAGATTGTGCAAATATTCCTTTTTGCAACCGTCTGTGGGCGGATCAGAACTTTCCGTGAAAGCACCGGCTGTGATCCGGACCGGTGTCAGCCGATCCGGTTGTATCCCCTCTACTCTCCGGCCGCACTTTTTCATTGACTGTTAGGGATTTTGGCGACATGTGCAAAGAAGTATTCCAAAAAGGGGGCTTTCATGAGCGATGACGACCAGGCGCCGAGCACGCAACTGATCAGTCTTTCGGCCGATATCGTGTCGGCCTACGTGTCGAAGAACTCGGTGCCGGTCGGGGATCTCGCGAGCCTGATCGCCGCCGTACACGCCTCCCTGGAGCGCGTCGCCGCTCCGCCGGCCCCCGAGCCCGAGAAGCCCACGCCGCCCGTCCCGATCCGCAAGACCGTCACGGCGGACTACATCATCAGCCTGGAGGACGGTAAGCCGTACAAGTCGCTCAAGCGGCACCTGACCACCCGGGGTCTCTCCCCGGACCAGTACCGCCAGAAGTGGGGTCTTCCGCACGACTATCCGATGGTCGCCGCGACCTACGCCGCCCAGCGCTCGGAGCTCGCCAAGAGCCTCGGCCTCGGCCAGATCCGCCGCGACCGTGCGGCCGCGGCCCGCCTCGCGGCGGAGTCCGCTCCTGCGGGCGATCAGGCTCCGGCCCGTCGGGGCCGCCCGCGCAAGGGCGAGTGAGACCGGCGAGCCTGACGAAGGGGCGAGCAGGACGAGGTCCGGACGGCGGCGTCCGGGCATCGCCGTCCTCGCGATGACAGGCGCTGGGTGTTCGCTCCCGTCGGGGGGGCGGGACCCGCGCCATTGTCATGTCTCGAGGGCTTCGCAGGCTCGTCCGTCGAGGACAACCCGCGCCTGATCTCCAACGAAGGCGTTCCCGGGACGGGCCCGGAATGGTGGCCGATGTCTCCCAAACGAAAAAACCCCCGCCGGGCGTCGCGCGCCGCGAGCGGCGCCGCACCTGACGGGGGCTGGAACGACCGGGGCGATCCCCGAACGGGAATCGCGGGTCGCCGGGTTCTTACTTGCGGCGCGCCTTGCGGGCGGCGTAGCGGGCGTCGCGGGCGGCCTTGCGCTCCGCTTCCTCGGCCGCCTCGCGCTCCGCGGCCTCGGCCGCCTCGCGTTCGGCGCGGGCCTTGGCCTCCGCCGCCTCCGCCGCCAGGCGCTCGGCCTCCGCCTGCTTGGCGGCCTCGCGCTCCGCGGCGCGGGCGGCGCGGGCCTCGGCGATCTTCTGGCGCTCGGCCAGGCGGGCCTGGACCTCGGGGTCGTCGGCGGCGGGCTTGGCCCGGAACTTCTCCAGCAGGGCCTTCTTCGCGTCCGCGGACGTGCTCCGCCGATCGTTGAAGTTCTGGTCCTTGAAGCCGGCCATCGTGTTCGTCTCGTCGTCCTGCGTGAGAAGGCGCGCCTGTTCGCAAGGGCCGCGCCGGGATCCGTCATGGGCTGTCCGGCTCTCGCGGGCGAGGGGCCGTCGGAACGTGCTCTAGCGCCGACCGCGTCCGGTTTCAAAGCGAAAGACGCCGCGCCCCCCCGAGATGAGGGCGGGAACCCCGCCCGATCGGCGCAAAACGCCGGGCTCGGGGAGGGGATTGTCAAGATTTCCGCGCCACCTTCGCGAGGCGGCGGCGCTCTCTCGCCGGAGGAGACCTCATGCGTGCGATCGTCCTCGACGATGCCGAGCTCAACAACCTCCTGATGCTCGAGGCGCTGCGGCCGATCGTCGGGTGCCGGCCGCAGAGCTTCACGCGGCCGGCCGACGCCCTCGCCTTCGCCGAGGCGCATGCCGACGAGGTCGGCATCGTCCTGACCGATTACGAGATGCCGGGGATGGACGGGCTTGGGGTCATCCGGGCCTTGCGGGCGCTGCCGGGCTTCGCCCACGTGCCGATCGTGATGGTGACGAGCTTCGACCAGCGGGCGCTGCGCCGCGCGGCGCTGGAGGCCGGCGCCACCGACTTCGTCAACAAGCCCTGCGACCCGGTCGAGATCCGCGCCCGCGTCACCAACCTGCTGGAGCTGCGCCGCGCCCACAAGGCCGAGGCCGCCCAATCGGCCCGGCTCGCCCAGGAGGTCGCCGCGGCGGTCGCCCTCGTCGAGGCGCGCGAGCGCGAGATCGTCACCGTGCTGATGCGCGCGGCCGAGCACCGCGACACCGATACCGGCGACCACGTCGCCCGGGTGGCGAACTACACGGCGCTGATCGCCGAGGCGATGGGCCTGTCGCCGGATCGGA from Methylobacterium aquaticum encodes:
- a CDS encoding MetQ/NlpA family ABC transporter substrate-binding protein, with translation MLRTLTLAVLLASASLPALAQTQRLRVGATPGPHAQILEAVKPIAAKKGLDLQVVEFSDYVVPNEALSSGELEANSFQHQPYLDNQKADRGYKIESVGQTVNFPMGVYSKRHKSFDAVPAGGTVAIPNDPTNGGRALLLLQDKGLLKLKPGVGFKPSVADITDNPKRLRIIEVDAAQTPRSLDDVDAAAVNTNYATAAGLKPGDAILKEDPKGPYVNVIAVRSADKDKPWVKTLVESYRSPEVKAFIESKFGGAVITSW
- the ybaL gene encoding YbaL family putative K(+) efflux transporter; its protein translation is MPHASELIAIIALGLVFAFVGGMLAQRLKLPPLVGYLLAGVAVGPHTPGFVGNAELAGQLAEIGVILLMFGVGLHFSIGDLMSVRAIALPGAVVQIAVATLMGLGLSLAWGWGLGAGLVFGLALSVASTVVLLRALEERGLLDSDKGRIAVGWLIVEDLAMVLALVLLPALAGPLGGESAGAAHGIAGDGNIWLTLGLTLAKVAAFAGLMLAGGRRAVPWLLDQAARTGSRELFTLAVLALALGIAYGSAELFGVSFALGAFFAGMVLAESDLSHQAAADSLPLQDAFAVLFFVSVGMLFDPTILLREPLAVLATLAVILVGKSLAAVAIVLAFRHPLSTALTIAASLAQIGEFSFILASLGIGLKLLPPEGRDLILAGSLLSITLNPLIFASLSRLAHFVEGKPALAARFEHRGGPVAVATHDKGREGHAVVIGFGRVGGAIGKALAAWELPYVVVERDRRRVEELRAAGIATVFGDAGAPGILDAADIGRARLLVVASPDAHQARRLIEIAREANPGIDTVVRTHSDVERRNLEEEKVGLVLMAEREVGFGMALYALRSLGLSEGEARLFIDSSRAESRAEPAADAEPELGAPELRPHREAPAES
- a CDS encoding organic hydroperoxide resistance protein: MSVDVKYTTQATANGGRDGRAQTQDGSLDVKLSTPKELGGAGGAGNNPEQLFAAGYAACFLGAMKFVGGQEKIAVPADTTVTAKVGIGPRSEGGFGITTDLTISLPGLDKATAETLVEKAHQVCPYSNATRGNVDVGLTIA
- a CDS encoding HD-GYP domain-containing protein, encoding MRAIVLDDAELNNLLMLEALRPIVGCRPQSFTRPADALAFAEAHADEVGIVLTDYEMPGMDGLGVIRALRALPGFAHVPIVMVTSFDQRALRRAALEAGATDFVNKPCDPVEIRARVTNLLELRRAHKAEAAQSARLAQEVAAAVALVEAREREIVTVLMRAAEHRDTDTGDHVARVANYTALIAEAMGLSPDRIRLISLASTMHDVGKIAIPDAILLKPGPLTPAERLEMERHAERGARILANSSSDVVRLAAEIAVSHHERWDGKGYPKGLAGEAIPLPGRIVAVADVFDALTSDRPYKRAWTLEDTHAFLQREAGGHFDPAVVAAFLSRWDAVADLVGRGASRAA
- a CDS encoding DUF2147 domain-containing protein, producing the protein MKKVLTGALVALGLSSGAALAAPKDPSGTWLTEDGRARIRVEKCQGRADRICGYAVWLKVPNDDKGQPRVDFKNADAKKRSRLSLGHQLMMGLKPNADNRYEGQIYNADDGKLYDVSIWTEEPGELNVRGCLMGFLCGSQTWKRVNDVVPGQLTAATGAPNGPRPDPEWAAAQKPAAAPKP
- a CDS encoding MucR family transcriptional regulator; translated protein: MSDDDQAPSTQLISLSADIVSAYVSKNSVPVGDLASLIAAVHASLERVAAPPAPEPEKPTPPVPIRKTVTADYIISLEDGKPYKSLKRHLTTRGLSPDQYRQKWGLPHDYPMVAATYAAQRSELAKSLGLGQIRRDRAAAARLAAESAPAGDQAPARRGRPRKGE
- a CDS encoding aldo/keto reductase, giving the protein MRRQPFGRNRPAVPVIGQGTWYLDEGEPTVAAAALNRGLDVGMSHVDTAEMYGEAEPLIAEAIGDRRDEVFLVSKVLPGNASRRGTVEACERSLRRLRTDRLDCYLLHWRGPHPLAETFRAFEDLVRAGKILSWGVSNFDADDLDEALSVAGPDRIACNQVLYHLEERAIEHSVLPWCRRHGVAVVAYSPFGHDSFPGPATPGGRVLAEIAQSHGATPRQVALAALTRGDGVLAIPKASSPAHAAENAGGGSLALSDADLARIDAAFPRGPEPRNLPML
- a CDS encoding MarR family winged helix-turn-helix transcriptional regulator, with translation MSETDARREAAARISDENGSRDAGRDDLGRDDPGRVDALHLSNQICFAVYSAAHAFNRIYKPLLDRIGLTYPQYLVLLLLWEQDGQTMKTLGQRLYLDSGTLTPLLKRLEAAGLVTRTRDAEDERLMRIGLTEAGASLREKATPFPDEIVCASGRPADRLMALRDEILALRDSLHACSAPDRGVA
- a CDS encoding DUF6481 family protein; translation: MAGFKDQNFNDRRSTSADAKKALLEKFRAKPAADDPEVQARLAERQKIAEARAARAAEREAAKQAEAERLAAEAAEAKARAEREAAEAAEREAAEEAERKAARDARYAARKARRK